In Planctomicrobium piriforme, the genomic window AAATCAGAGTCACCAGCCAGACGGCGAAGATCACGAGCGGAAGACGAAATCTCCGCTTGGAAGGTGTCTGCTCGTTCATGCTGACAGCGTCCACAAATAGGCCGTTGACCTTGAGCCGTTCGATCTCAAAACGCACCACGGTGGGGGATCACGACCGGAAAGTAGACTGGGGCATTAAAACTCGGATTCCGCTGCCCGGTCGAAGTAGCGGCCTGCGGCGATTGGTTGCCACAGTTGGCGGACGAGGACTTCGCTCGTCTTGCCATCCTGCACGCGTTCTTCCCATTTCAGAGTGCCGAAGGGAACCTCTTCGCAGTACCAGACGTCCCGAACAATCTGTCGCGGCAGCTGATTCTCTGGCTTCTCGGTGACGTAGGTGTAACCGACCTGACAGCGGAAGGCGTCCGTTCGCAGCGGCGTCTTTTCGTACCGCGTGCGCGAGGCCAGGTATTGCATCTTGCGCGGCATTCCCCGAAAGAACAGCAGATCCGCTTCGGACGGCTTTTCGCCGTCTTGTCGTCCGAGTAGGAAATCTTCGACTGGCATCCCGGCGTTGAAGCGGGCGACATCGAACAGATACATCACTTCGGACGTCGTCTGTCCTGCGGTCGACAGACGCACAGACACAAGCCGTCGGCCGTTCGGCGCTGGTCCGGCATCCTTGAATTCGATCTCTTCAGGAATGCCGATCGCGCTCGTCGACCCGTAGCGGATCCAGTAGTCCGGCTGCAGCTCGCCGGTCGGCAGTTTGCCAATCCAGGTGAAGTGCTTCTGTTTGAACGGCGGAGTCGGATCGGTGTAGTTGATCCACTTTGCCTCTTCCATGAGCTGGAAAATCCAGTTCTTGGCCCAGGGGGCATTCGAGGGATAAGCGGCGGAAAAGACCGAGACCGCCAGCAGCGCCATCGCCACGCCGCGAAATGTGGCGAAGCGTCCCCAGCGGCTCAGCACAGGGAACATCGCCAGCAGCCAGAACGGCGTCAGCCACAACATCCAACGCAGCGCCACACTCGCGCCGCTGTAGTTGTAGTTCTCCGTTTTCGTCAGATAAAAGCCGAGCGTGGCGGCGGTCAGCGCCATCCCCAGGCATTGAAAGACCCACAGACGCGACCGCCAGAAATAACGCGGCCAGATCCAGCCCCACAGCGAGATCAGGTAAATCGGCGTCAGCGACAAGATCCCATGATGCCCGATCACGCAGTGCATCAAATAATACGGAGTCGAGTCCCGCGGCTGATCGATCCCCTTGGGATCTGACCAGTAACTCGGAACTCCCTCATGCTCGTACACATAAGTCTTCGTCCCGTAGCCGGCGTAAAACGGCTTCCAACTGCCTGTCGCTTCATGATTGGTGTAGAAGAAGCCGGCGATCGGAATCAGCGCCGCAGGCACGAACACGAACAGTGTTCGCGAGACGGACACCTGCAGCAGAATCGCAAAGAAGCCCAACCCCAGTAGCGCGGCCGGCAGTTCATTACAGATGCCGAATGAAGTCAGCAGTCCGCTCACGGCAAACCGCCAATACTGCTGCCCATCGAGCGCCAAGCACCGCACGGTCATTGGCAAGGCGATGAAAAATGCCGTCGCGGCAATCGTGTGATTGTTGAAGACCGTCAGATACGGAATCAGCAACGTGCCGAAACAGCCACAGGCGATAATGAACAACTGCCCGAAGGGGTCGCGGCAATAGTCCTTCACCAGCCCACTGAAATACCAGAGGGCAAACCCCATCGGCACAACGTTGATCAGAAACAGAAGCGATCTGGTGACTGCTTCAGTCTGTTCCGTCAAAGTCCAGCCGGTGACGCGTTTGAGACCGCGATACAGCTCGGCCACCATGCGCGGCAGCAGCGGCGGCTTTGAGGAATAGAAGTGCCCGTCGTTGCGGACGATGTCGATCGTGTCCCAACCCTTTTTCTGGCGGATTTCATCGATCTGATAAGTGTTTCGCTCGACCAATGCCCAGACGGTACACCAGCGGGAACGATCATTCGCGCTCCGCAAAGGGGGAGCATCGCACAATCGGGCTGTGACGATGCCCATCGAGGCCACGATCATCAGCAGCGTTGCCCAGCCGACGAACTGTGCTGGAGGCGCGACGTAATCCAGTGACTCGGAACTGTCTGTCGAGATGAGATTCACAGCAGATCGCGTAAATGAAAGTGATGTTTCCCCAGGCGACCACCATAGTTGCCAGCCGAGATCCGCAGTAATCCGTCACATGTCGCTGCCGCCCGCATGCCAGCGGCCATCGCACTGCGAATGGCAGCTTCGGTGAGCCCGTCGATCACAATTTCATAGGCCGCACCGCAGCCTAGCGGCAGTTCTGTTTCCCTGAACGACATCACCGTCGGACAAAAAGCATCGTTTGTGCTCGCCTTGAGCTTCGGGTACTTAGAGCCGACTTTGCTCCCTGAACGGACGATGCCCCCTGGAAACGGCATGACGACGTCGCGAATCTGCTCCATCGCCGTCACGGCCGCTTCGGCTGCCGCGAGCGCCTGTTCTTGTGACCTGCTGCACAGAATCAGGTTGCCGCCGGCGATGGCATTCGTCGTTCCGAGTTTGTCTTCACACAGGAACTCGCCGTCCATGACTGGAATCCGCCAGTAACGACGATTCCCCAGCCGTTTGGAAATCTGCAGGCCGTCGCCGAAATAGCGAATCGCATTGCCCAGCGGCACCTGTTTGTCTTCAGGGCAATCTGGCAGGCCGTCAAAACAGGCGGTGGTCGCACAGGTAAGAATGCACTGGCCCACCCGCGTTTGAACGGCTTTGGCGAGTCCATCTCGACTGAAGCCGAATGCCAGGATCGACACTCCCGGTCGGCCGTCAGGCGTTTCGTCAGGAGAGAGCATGCGTTCGGCGGCGGCTTCGAGGTCGCAGGCGATCACGCTGGTCGCGTTTCCGCAGAATTCGGCGGCGGCGATTCTGGCCCAGCGCTCGTTCACAGCGGTCACGATCAGCCGGGTGCCCTTGATCGGGAACGCTTCCGCGAATGTATCGATCACTTCGACGCCGCACAGCGACAGGCGTTGGGCCGTTGTGATCGAGTCAGAAACCATGGAGCGCCATCGTTGCAGCAGCCGGTTCAAGGGGAAGTCCGCAGGCCAGTGTAAGCCTCTCTTCTCTCAACGCAAAGGCTTCCAGCCTGTGAACTTGCCGCAGAAATGAATCCCGTTGATGCGATCGTTCGGCAGATTCTGCCGCTAGGGTGCTAAATGCACAGCTCACGGAGAGCTGGGGGGAACCGAACAAGGAGTTCGCGTTGACGACCTGCGACGGCTGGGGGTACAAGTCGCCCCCCTTCCGAGAACTCCTTCCCACAAACCCCCTCAGGCCCATGCGAGGTTGGTTTCTCATCGTGTGTCTGTTGTGCTGGAACAGCAATGTTCGAGCCGATGCCCTGAATGAGTTTCCATCCGCTGCCGCCAACTCCACGCCCGTGCCGTGGGCGATTGAGTCCCTGACGAAAGACAACGCGGTTCAGGCTGCCGCATTCCCGGGCGGCGACGATGTCGTCAGCGTTCCCGAAGATGATCTCTCCGGTGCCGCACCCGAAGCACTCGATCCCCCCAAACGGGCCGAACGGGTCTCCGTCAGCACGGTGGAAACGTCGGCAGAGCCGGAAATCGATCTGCGTCCGCCGGATTTCCCGCTCGACGGCCTGTGGAATGAAGTCGAGCCCTCGTGGCTGAACGAGATGATCGACGACCATATTCTGCTCTGGCAGAACGTCACCGACAGCATGACCACCGTTCCTCGCGGCGGCACCGACTTCGGCATTACGACGCTCGGCATCAAGTTCGATTTGACAGGGAATCACGGCCCGATCTGGCTCGCCGGGTATTTCGGCTGGAACTTTCTGAGCGGTCCCAGCACCGCGGCCGTTCCCGCCCAGACGTACGACCTGGGAGTCGAGCTGAATTACTCGAAGCAGCTCAATGAACTCTGGGGGATGTGTCTTACTGTTTCCCCCTTGTTTGCGACAGATTTTGCCAACAATAGCAGCGACGGCTTTCGACTCACCGCCGGCGGCCTGTTCACCTTTCAGGCGGACGACGTGACCCGACTCGTCGCAGGCTTGTCGTATCTCGATCGACCGGATCTTCCGTTTCTTCCCATTGCCGGCCTGCGGTGGGCAGTGACCGATAACGTCGAAATGGACATTCTGGTTCCGACTCCCAAGCTCGCCTGGCGATTCGACCAGAACGAGGACCGCGAAGCCTGGCTCTACACCGCCGGGGAAGTAGGAGGAGGTTCCTGGGCCGTCGAACGCGAAAACCAGCTCAACGACAGAATGGGTTACCGCGACCTCCGCTGGGTCTGCGGCGTTGAAAGCCGTCAGGTGAGCGGCAGCCGTCGCGTCCTCGAGGCAGGTTACGTCTTCGATCGCAAAATCAGTTTCCAGCGCGGCCCCGGCGACGAACGCCCCGGCTCAACCTTCGTGGTCCGCTGGGGACGACTCTACTGACGCCGTTAAGAAGATTTGACAGTTGAGTTTTCGAAAATCCAAATCACAAACTCTAAATCTCAAACAAGTTCCAAGCCTAAAATTCAAAACGAAAAGTCTTAGAAGAAGGCTCCACCGCTCGCGTTTCGGTCATTGGAATTTTGAATTTGTTTGGGATTTGGATTTTGGATCTTGGAATTTTCCCAGCCTTGGCACGCGACGTGAATTCTCCCAGTAGGCAGGCCAGGAAGTCCTCAAGGTGCTAACCAGATGAGCAATTCAGTCATCGAAGATCCCGTCACTGCCGGGAAAGTCAGCACCGGTTCGTCCGGGCAGCCCGACCTCGACGATTTTCTGGAAGTTCTCCAGCACCTCGTCCGGGAACCGAGCGTCGTAGGCGCGGAAGACTCTTTTTTTCGCGTTTTGCGCCGCGAACTCGAAGAAGTCGGGGCGCATGTCACTTACTACCAGGGGATTCTGGTCGCACAGGGGAAGTCGCCTCACGACCTCGTTCTTTCTGCTCACATCGACCGGCACGGCCTGCTCTGTACCGGCCCGAATGAATTCCAGTACGCCGCGTTCATTGCCGGGAACCAGGGGGAACTGACCGGAGACTCGGTCTCCGAGCAGATGATGTACTCCATCGGCAACCGCTTTGCCGGCCAACGGGTCCAGGCTCACCTCCCATACTCCGGCACGTATCTCGGCCAGGCTTCGATTGTTCGGTCGTTCGTCTGTCCGGAACGCAAAAACCTGATCTTCGAACTCGACGGTCTCGATTACCTGCAGCCCGGTACCCCGATTTCGTTCCTTGATCGCTTGAAGATCAAAGACGGCTTCCTTTCGGCCCAGCTCGATAACGTCCTGTCGGTCGCCATTCTGATTCACCTGTTCCGTTGCGGCTTCCAAGGCACCGCCTTGTTTACGGCCCAGGAAGAGGCGGGCCGCAGTTGGCGACATGCACTTGCCTGGTTCCAGCGCGAACGCCTGAAGACGCAGCGTCTACTGGTTCTCGACACCAGCCCGTTTCCAACTCGTGAAGCGGTCACGGCTCAACAACTGGTACTGCGACGCAAAGACGCCAGCGCTCCGTTCGCTCCTGAAATCAGCGACGAACTGGAAGAACGCTGCAAGAGCCTGGGGATCACCTACATCCACAAGGATGCCTACGTCGAAGCCCAGAACGTCGGCCGGACAAAACCGCTGTCACTCGGCCGTACCGAATTGGGCCGGCTCGCAGCGGCAACTGACGGAACGATCAACGGCACGACGCTGCAGATTCCGACGACGGGCTACCACACCGCCAGCGAAACGGCCTCGCTGTCATCGATCGTGGCGATCCTGCGATTGCTCCGCACTTATCTCGATTGAGCCAGTCAAAGAACGAAGAAGAAACGACTGACCCAAGAAAATCGCACCAGAAGCCGCCGCATCACTTCGCGATGCGTCGACCTCTGGTGCGTGTTCATGATCTGTTCGCGGATCAGGCTAAAACGTGAACCGTCTGGTTCGCGGCAGCGCTGGTGTTGGAACTGCCGTCGGAGAAGGTGACTCGCAACGTCCGGTCGCCGACAGCGCCCGTGGTCGAGAACGTCAGCCGTCGCAAGACCGCCTGGACAGCCGCCAGGTTTGCCGATCCGTTGAACGTAATCAGCAGGGGATCAGAACCGGTTCCGCCGGTGAACGAACCGACCAGAACACCCTGGAAGCGGATCGAACTATCACCGGTATCAATCGCGACGTTGTCCTTGCTGGTCAGCGTGAGGAGATCGCCGGTCAGGCCGTTGATCAGTTGGATCGAGGCCGAACTTCCGGCAAACTGATTTCCACCGTCGGCCACAGTGATGCCAGACAGCAATCCGACCGGCGAAGCACCGGCTCGAGAGTTGTAACTTGTGGGGATGCCTCGCAGCACTGGCGTCGTGTCGATTTGAATCGTCTGCGTGACGACTGCGCTGAGGGCATGCGATGCACTGCCGTCGGCCAGTTGAATCGCCAGCTTGCGGTCGGTCGAGAGCGTCTGCGACGTATTGCTGAACGTCACTTGTCGCAGCACCGCCTGAATCGACTCCATTGTGCCGTTGCCGTTAAACGCGATCGAGAGCGGAGTCGTCCCCTGGCCCCCGGTCAGCGTGGCGACGGTAGTCCCTTTATAAGTGATGCTGCCGTCGCCTGAATTGAAGGTCACCAGGCCGCGTCCAGCGACCGTCAGCAGGTCGGTCGCACCGGCGTTTGTGATGCGAACAGTGAGAATGCTGTTGGCGAAGTTGCCGCCGCCGTCCGCAAGGGTTCCCGATGGTGCGACAAACAGGGTGCTGCCCAACTGGTAATTCGTCGTCGCCGGGACCGACCGGACAACCGGCACGTTGCTGACCTGAATCGAAGCCAGCATCGCCGGGCTGACGAGATGACTTGAGCTGCCGTCAGTCAACTGCACTGACACGCTGCGGGTATAAGCGGTCGGCGACGAGGAACTGTTCGAGAACCGCACCGCCGCCAGCACGAGATTCACTGCCGCGTCGGTGGCTTCACTGTTGAAACTGATCGTCAAGGCGGTCTTGCCGGTCCCGCCTGAATACGTACCGACGACCGTACCATTGAAACTGACAGTGCTGTCAACAGTGTTGACGGTCACCAGAAATCCGTCGAGCAGTTCGAGCTTGTCGTTACCCGCTCCGTTGAGCAGTTGCAGCGTCAGCGTGCTGTTGGCGAATTCTCCATCTTCTTCGGTGACGATGACCGAATCAAAAATCGTCAGCGGGACGTCTTTGGCAATGTAGACGGGCGGAATCAACGCGCCATTTTCGAGTGACGGTGCATCGTTTACGTCCGTGACGGTGATCGTGAATTGCTTCTCAAAGGAGAAGCCGCCGCTGTCGGATACTTTCACCCGAATCAGATAGGTGTCCTGCGTTTCAAAATTGAACTTCTCAGCACTCAGGAGTTGCCCGCTGCCGTTGATCGTGAAACTGGCGTTGTCGACATCGCCATCTCCGGCGACGAGCGAATAGGAATACGCTTGTCCGGAGTCGCCGTCGACAACGCCGCCAAAGTCGCCAATGACTGTTCCGATCGGATCATTTTCAGCAATTGTTGCGTTTGAGACTCCGAAATCCGTCGGAGCTGCGCCCAAGCCATACTGCTGCCGATAGATGGAGGTCGCGTTTGGACCTTCACCGGTCCAGTAAACGCTAAAACCGCCTCCCACGTCGGCCACGACGACTGGGACAGTCTGCCAGCCCGTGGTGTAGGTTTCTACCTGGAAGTCGGAGCCATCGGGCGTGCCGTTGGCACTGTACAGCCGGGCGCCGATCCCATCGTGGCTGCCGGATTGGGTAGTGGATTTTTCCCAGGCGATCAGAAAATTGCCCGTGTCGTCCATCGCCACTGACGGCTCATGAGCCCAGGTGTCGAGTTGAGTGGGATTCACGAGGAGATTGCTCCCCTGGGCAACGCCGCTGGCATTGTAGCGTTGGGCAAAGATGCTGTAGCCGGAGATTGCGAACGGACTAAAGGTGTAATAGTCTGATTTCCAGACAACCACAAAGTCGCCGTCGGCATCAATGGCCACTCCCGGTTGCTGTTGTCGCCCTTCGGTCTGGGTATTGACCCGAATCTCATTGCTGATCGGCGTCCCGCTGGCATTGTACTGCCTGGCGTAGACGTCGTAATCCTGGCTGAAGTTGTAGTCCTGTGTACTTGTCCACACGATCACAAAGCTGCCATCGCTGTTGATCGCGACTTCCGAAAATCGCTGATCGTTGGTCGTGGTTTGATTGACATGGAACTCGCCGCCGATCGGCTGGTCCGACGAATTGTATCGCTGGGCATACACTTCCTGGTTGCCGTTTTCGACGCGATTCGTGGTGACAACATAGTTCCCGTTGGCATCGCGGCCGGCATCGGGGAAGGTGACCGCGTTCGTCTGGCCGCCGATGGGGGTCGCCGAGAGCAGTTGGCGCACCTCAAGCGATTCTCCTCGCAAACCGGCCTGAAACGGACGTCCACTCCGCCGTCGCCGCGGACCTGCCGCAGAAATCCTCAAACGCTGTCTGATCGCTCTCAGCCAATGTGACCGCACCATGGGTTCCCGCCGCTCCGCACGCGTAAAAATCGATTCACCAATGCGAAACAGTCCCGCCTTTCAACGCGAGACCGCCCGCCTACGAAGAAATTCA contains:
- a CDS encoding DUF6268 family outer membrane beta-barrel protein, with the translated sequence MRGWFLIVCLLCWNSNVRADALNEFPSAAANSTPVPWAIESLTKDNAVQAAAFPGGDDVVSVPEDDLSGAAPEALDPPKRAERVSVSTVETSAEPEIDLRPPDFPLDGLWNEVEPSWLNEMIDDHILLWQNVTDSMTTVPRGGTDFGITTLGIKFDLTGNHGPIWLAGYFGWNFLSGPSTAAVPAQTYDLGVELNYSKQLNELWGMCLTVSPLFATDFANNSSDGFRLTAGGLFTFQADDVTRLVAGLSYLDRPDLPFLPIAGLRWAVTDNVEMDILVPTPKLAWRFDQNEDREAWLYTAGEVGGGSWAVERENQLNDRMGYRDLRWVCGVESRQVSGSRRVLEAGYVFDRKISFQRGPGDERPGSTFVVRWGRLY
- a CDS encoding cadherin repeat domain-containing protein: MRQLLSATPIGGQTNAVTFPDAGRDANGNYVVTTNRVENGNQEVYAQRYNSSDQPIGGEFHVNQTTTNDQRFSEVAINSDGSFVIVWTSTQDYNFSQDYDVYARQYNASGTPISNEIRVNTQTEGRQQQPGVAIDADGDFVVVWKSDYYTFSPFAISGYSIFAQRYNASGVAQGSNLLVNPTQLDTWAHEPSVAMDDTGNFLIAWEKSTTQSGSHDGIGARLYSANGTPDGSDFQVETYTTGWQTVPVVVADVGGGFSVYWTGEGPNATSIYRQQYGLGAAPTDFGVSNATIAENDPIGTVIGDFGGVVDGDSGQAYSYSLVAGDGDVDNASFTINGSGQLLSAEKFNFETQDTYLIRVKVSDSGGFSFEKQFTITVTDVNDAPSLENGALIPPVYIAKDVPLTIFDSVIVTEEDGEFANSTLTLQLLNGAGNDKLELLDGFLVTVNTVDSTVSFNGTVVGTYSGGTGKTALTISFNSEATDAAVNLVLAAVRFSNSSSSPTAYTRSVSVQLTDGSSSHLVSPAMLASIQVSNVPVVRSVPATTNYQLGSTLFVAPSGTLADGGGNFANSILTVRITNAGATDLLTVAGRGLVTFNSGDGSITYKGTTVATLTGGQGTTPLSIAFNGNGTMESIQAVLRQVTFSNTSQTLSTDRKLAIQLADGSASHALSAVVTQTIQIDTTPVLRGIPTSYNSRAGASPVGLLSGITVADGGNQFAGSSASIQLINGLTGDLLTLTSKDNVAIDTGDSSIRFQGVLVGSFTGGTGSDPLLITFNGSANLAAVQAVLRRLTFSTTGAVGDRTLRVTFSDGSSNTSAAANQTVHVLA
- a CDS encoding peptidase M42 codes for the protein MSNSVIEDPVTAGKVSTGSSGQPDLDDFLEVLQHLVREPSVVGAEDSFFRVLRRELEEVGAHVTYYQGILVAQGKSPHDLVLSAHIDRHGLLCTGPNEFQYAAFIAGNQGELTGDSVSEQMMYSIGNRFAGQRVQAHLPYSGTYLGQASIVRSFVCPERKNLIFELDGLDYLQPGTPISFLDRLKIKDGFLSAQLDNVLSVAILIHLFRCGFQGTALFTAQEEAGRSWRHALAWFQRERLKTQRLLVLDTSPFPTREAVTAQQLVLRRKDASAPFAPEISDELEERCKSLGITYIHKDAYVEAQNVGRTKPLSLGRTELGRLAAATDGTINGTTLQIPTTGYHTASETASLSSIVAILRLLRTYLD
- the fhcD gene encoding formylmethanofuran--tetrahydromethanopterin N-formyltransferase, which encodes MVSDSITTAQRLSLCGVEVIDTFAEAFPIKGTRLIVTAVNERWARIAAAEFCGNATSVIACDLEAAAERMLSPDETPDGRPGVSILAFGFSRDGLAKAVQTRVGQCILTCATTACFDGLPDCPEDKQVPLGNAIRYFGDGLQISKRLGNRRYWRIPVMDGEFLCEDKLGTTNAIAGGNLILCSRSQEQALAAAEAAVTAMEQIRDVVMPFPGGIVRSGSKVGSKYPKLKASTNDAFCPTVMSFRETELPLGCGAAYEIVIDGLTEAAIRSAMAAGMRAAATCDGLLRISAGNYGGRLGKHHFHLRDLL